The region TGTTATAGCATGGTGCCTTTTCATATAAAGTGTTTTTCCTCGTGTAACATATTTTCCTTTCTATATTATTACACATTACTATATATTTATTCAATTCTCGATCTGATTGCCTGACTCGCTGGTCTGATCCAATTTTTAAAACACTAATTGTGGCTGGGAGTTGCACTATAGGAATAggtaatatatattttgaaggAAAAGTTAAATTCTTTTAGTGTTGTAAAATGCTCTTGTAATCTTACTTGGATGTTGTAGGGTATTAATGTCTCCTTAAGAAAGTAATTCATAAAATCAAACTTTCAACTAGAGACTAAACAACAACTTTTCACCAGTAAAATAAAGTTACACCGCTGCACTACATTAACTTTAACTATTTATCATCTTTATTTCATTATATAGGGTTAAATAAGGTTTTTTGTCTTTGTATAATGTGCTAAATTTTAAAATGGTCATTCTCAGGAGTAAAGTTTGAACTCGGTCCCTACTGTTTGAAACTACCTGGTTTTGGTCCCTGTCAGTCGGTGATCTCCGCCACTAACTCGTTAATTAACATGACCCCGACAGGATTGGTTAAGTCATGTGACAATTACACGTAGATCAGTGAAGCCATGGGGCAAAGGCCACCAGACTACCACCTCTGACAAGGACCTAAACCAAGTAGTTTCTCAAACACTAGGGATTGAGTTCAAACTTTGTTTCGGAAAATGATCATTTCCAAACTTAGCGTATTATATAGGGACCAAAACCTTATTTAACCATGTTATATATTTCTAAAATGTGTATATGACATTGATCTATGcttctaaataaataaatgaaactaGACTTAGATCCGCGCGATGCGTGGAGGGCACTATCACTTGACACTGATTGCAATGCAACTGTTGTTATTGGATAGGCCGGTGCAAACATGTTGTCGAATATATGATTCTTAAAATCTAAACAGTTTTACTTAAAAATGAGACAAGCTAGGATCCTTGTATCGCGAGACCCAATTGTCACTGTTATAGTCGACTATAGTCCAATTACATTCGAGGATCACCGCCGCTGCTGTCATTTTTGCCACTAACTACTCATCTACAACTCAGCCACCAACTCGGATTCAAGATTTAGGTTGAAGAAGgaaaacattttttaattatttaatttaatactaaatcttTCACATTGTAGTATTGAATGATTCGTTTTTAAAATTGTTAATTGATACGTTTTTATTAACGTTATTAATTGATATGTTACTAATACAATATTGTGAGTAATAATAGTTTAGTGTTGTGTATTGTTACAAAAGTGTGAAAACAGAAATTGTTTGAGAAGATGCAAGGATATGGTTTAGATTGCCACCTAGGATTAAAAACTaatataaaagtaaaaagatGATATTGCATCACTACAGCCCGCGCTTCAGAATTACAATATTATAATAGAAATAGATAGATAAACTCTTTAAATATCAATTAGAATGAAAGAGGAAGACACACTATCACACTTGACCTTATAATCTTATAAATGTCTCACATGGGAATCCTAAAcccttaaatttttaaaattttctagtAGTAAATTACATTTGAAACAGTATTGAAATTGTGACATTCTGAACCACGTATAAAGTGCTTGGTGCCTTTTCATATAAAGTGTTTTTCCTCGTGTAATATATTTTCCTTTCTATATTATTACACATTACTATATATTTATTCAGGACATATATGCATATAACAATATAGTTGaggaataaaattaataaaattaatgttTATGCTTATAATTAAcgtaaaattattatttttttgtttaaaaaaattaaggatgAGATTTTAGACTGAAATttgttgaaataaattaaaaatattactaTTAATATTGTAATTATTAATTCTTAAAGGAAATGAGGTGATAAATGCATTGTATTTTCGTATAAGGAAAGAAGGTAATTGAGTTAAATTATTATGCTAAATATTATATTGAGATTATTTAAGCACTAAAATTCCTACTAAAAATATAGATTGAAAATctggaaaataaattaatgacaaaaaataaaatattgaaattcTACCATCTtcttagaatattttttttaattgttgaaCTTTAAGGAATTAAGATTAGGATGTCCTGCTTTGGAATAACAGGATATGCATGAACATGAATGAATCATAGCAGAGCAGCCTCAATATAAATCCTAATCTGAAATGCCGCTTGAAACATGTCAGAATTGCCTTCATATTTCAATCTTctagtgacacaaaaaaagcCAGCAATAATGGGTTCAATTACATCACCATGCAACCTTCACTTCATATTCATCCCTTTCATGGCACCTGGTCACATTCTTCCGATGGTTGATATGGCCAAGTTGTTATCCCAGCGTGATGTGAAAGTCACCAAAGTCACCACACCCCTCAATGCCACCAAAATCAAAGCTAGCATTGATAGAGAGATTCAATCAGGCTCACCAATCCAACTTCTACCAGTGAAATTCCCAAATGTTGAAGCTGGAATACCAGAAGGATGTGAGAGCCTTGAAACTCTGCCTTCAATGGATCTCAGGGAGAATTTCTTCACAGCTTTGAGTCTATGGCAGAAACCACTTGAAGGACTTCTTGAAAAGTTGAACCCCTTTCCAAGCTGCATTGTATCTGACATGAACATTGCATGTGTTGCTGATATCTCCACCAAATTCAAAGTCCCAAGAATAATCTTTGATGGGACTAGTTGCTTCAATCTCCTATGCAATCACAATTTGCACACTTCAAAGGTCTGTGAAACTGTATCTGATTCAAATCAATTTATAGTTATCCCTGGATTGCCACACAGAATTGAAATGAAGAAATCTCAATTACCTGTGATTTTCACCCCTGGCCCAAACCAAAAGCTGAATGCTGTACGCGAGAGAATCAGGGAATCTGAGGCACAAGCATATGGGATAGTGGTGAATAGTTTTAAAGAGTTGGAGGAAGCGTTCAAGTGAATGCCAACGAGACCTGGGGCCCTCGCTCACGTTTGAACCATGAGGATTCGAGATCCGAAGTCATATTTccctaaattttaaaaaatatacagATTCAATTATGATCAAATAATTAGAATAAATAtagaataatttaaaatttgtcATAGTGATCATAAACTACTTGTAACAGGATGATCACTACAAAAATTCACTGGTTTGGCATCGGTCAGTTTCCTCGTTTAGCGTCGGTTAGAACCGCCGCTAAATGGACTAACGACGGTCACCTAACTAACACTAAATTCGGCGCCACAAAGCAAACTAGCGGCGGCAAAAGGCAATCGCCAGCACAACCGCTGCTAGATGCGTTTTAAAGAACTAGTGTCACTCTAAACTGATGTGAAACATATATTTTGAATTGGGAATTATGATCAAATCCTAAGTCTCAAACTATCCAAATCGCCCAAGATGGTAGGAAGTGAGATAAcccattgtaagatcaagttttgatctagtagtacaactctatgttttgatgattacaagttaaccttttgatatgaacaattgtggtactctaacgtgtttttctgagtgtgctatttacaggctctgacctcaactcaatctcacacaaatcagaagcactgtgtataaagagtgacccaagcaacgctttcgcattcaccatgttcagtatgaacagtggaaaagcttcagaagttctgaagctatacaaactctgatgtggactcagtcgctagaagctctgaagatccagaagttctgataaccaagaaacactgaaggttcagatgttctgatggtgtagaagactctgaagatccagaagctgaatagtggaaactctgaagtccagaagcaagaaactctgaaggccatgttcttccctctgagttcagaatcagaagatacaatggtcagaggatctgtgctttccctctgactctgatcaaccggcttcacaagttccaatatgaagtattcccctgatcagaagtctcctaggttaaaaggtcaagtcgctatccaagtacaaaagcaagtgtaccttcctgacgacctacctaacgttctcagccacagcagaagctggattttccagaactgccctccaacggtagcatttcccatgcaacgctcaaccctaatccttggagtatatataaaggctgaagattgaaagaagcggcgaagaaactaagtagaagcaacatacacgcgcaagacatattcaaaatattctaagctttctttcatcttgaaattcattgtgtttactataagctttttagaagcactttctttgtaaacaagaacttcatatacagttgtatagtttgcctttaggagatcaaggttgatcggatcctagagaagactaagagagtgaatcttagtgtaagctaagtcagtgtaattgttagtcacttgtaggtttcaagtgcagttgtaactcttacctgattagtggattgccttcattctaagaaggaagaaatcaccttaacgggtggactggagtagcttgagtgatttatcaagtgaaccaggataaaatccttgtgtgcttttctatctcttatcttttgcacttaagttctcgaaagatttgccaaaatctttaaggtggaagtcttgtactgaaaacgttattcaaacccccccccctttctaccgtttttcataccttcacccaTGACAGCCACTGGCTTATCAGCCGAATA is a window of Lotus japonicus ecotype B-129 chromosome 5, LjGifu_v1.2 DNA encoding:
- the LOC130719142 gene encoding UDP-glycosyltransferase 73C1-like → MGSITSPCNLHFIFIPFMAPGHILPMVDMAKLLSQRDVKVTKVTTPLNATKIKASIDREIQSGSPIQLLPVKFPNVEAGIPEGCESLETLPSMDLRENFFTALSLWQKPLEGLLEKLNPFPSCIVSDMNIACVADISTKFKVPRIIFDGTSCFNLLCNHNLHTSKVCETVSDSNQFIVIPGLPHRIEMKKSQLPVIFTPGPNQKLNAVRERIRESEAQAYGIVVNSFKELEEAFK